The following are encoded together in the Streptomyces tsukubensis genome:
- the dtd gene encoding D-aminoacyl-tRNA deacylase yields the protein MRAVVQRVAGASVVADGETVGAIEGEGLCVLVGVTHEDTPEKAERLARKLWSLRMLSDERSCSDMGAPLLVISQFTLYGDARKGRRPTWNAAAPGPVAEPLVDEVVARLRALGATVATGRFGASMQVSLTNDGPFTVLLEM from the coding sequence ATGCGAGCGGTAGTGCAGAGAGTGGCGGGTGCGAGCGTCGTCGCCGACGGCGAGACGGTCGGAGCGATCGAGGGCGAGGGACTGTGCGTCCTCGTGGGGGTGACCCACGAGGACACCCCGGAGAAGGCGGAGAGACTGGCCCGCAAGCTGTGGTCGCTGCGGATGCTCAGTGACGAGCGGTCCTGCTCGGACATGGGCGCGCCCCTGCTGGTGATCAGCCAGTTCACGCTCTACGGGGATGCACGCAAGGGCCGCCGCCCGACCTGGAACGCCGCCGCGCCAGGACCGGTCGCCGAACCCCTGGTCGATGAGGTCGTGGCGCGGCTCCGGGCGCTCGGCGCGACGGTGGCGACGGGCCGTTTCGGCGCGTCGATGCAGGTCTCACTGACGAACGACGGCCCGTTCACGGTGCTGCTCGAAATGTGA
- a CDS encoding RsiG family protein: protein MSRTPSADGERPPGAGPTARVATPRPPAQRIKSPALPEPPTHDLSVLGLPELRVLRRESQQNEADLSYIRRLLQGRIDILRAELALRADPTGAPVVEAPVVDRLSEILKDGPASHRSSARHLTVGTPHSEEYRSLAADMLSEVELSDLAARTDEELHAAMARQIRYEQQISRRRQLLQRTADGCSAEIARRYREGEAQVDDLLS, encoded by the coding sequence ATGAGCAGAACTCCTAGTGCGGACGGCGAGCGGCCGCCCGGGGCCGGGCCGACAGCCCGTGTCGCCACGCCGAGGCCACCCGCTCAGCGCATCAAGAGCCCGGCACTTCCCGAGCCGCCCACCCACGACCTCTCCGTACTCGGCCTGCCCGAGTTGCGCGTACTGCGCAGGGAGTCCCAGCAGAACGAGGCGGACCTCAGTTACATCAGACGTCTCCTCCAGGGGCGCATCGACATCCTGCGGGCCGAGCTGGCCCTGCGCGCCGACCCGACGGGGGCGCCGGTGGTCGAGGCGCCCGTCGTGGACCGCCTCTCCGAGATCCTCAAGGACGGTCCCGCCAGCCACCGCTCCTCCGCCAGACACCTCACCGTCGGCACCCCGCACAGCGAGGAGTACCGCAGCCTCGCCGCCGACATGCTCTCCGAGGTCGAGCTGTCCGACCTCGCCGCCCGTACGGACGAGGAGCTGCACGCGGCCATGGCCCGCCAGATCCGCTACGAGCAGCAGATCTCCCGCCGCAGACAACTGCTCCAGCGCACCGCCGACGGGTGCAGCGCGGAGATCGCCCGCAGGTACCGTGAAGGGGAAGCACAAGTGGACGACCTCCTCTCCTGA
- a CDS encoding DsrE family protein produces the protein MAKKLVIKVTAGLEEPERCSQAFTVAAVAAASGVEISLWLTGESAWFGLPGRAAEFALPHAAPLPELIEAVMSAGTVTVCTQCAARRDITGDDVIEGVRIAGAQVFVSEIMADGVQALVY, from the coding sequence ATGGCGAAGAAGCTCGTGATCAAGGTGACCGCTGGACTCGAAGAACCCGAGCGCTGCTCACAGGCGTTCACGGTGGCGGCCGTCGCCGCGGCGAGCGGGGTGGAGATCTCCCTCTGGCTGACCGGGGAGTCCGCGTGGTTCGGGCTGCCGGGAAGGGCGGCCGAGTTCGCACTGCCGCACGCCGCCCCCCTGCCTGAGCTGATCGAGGCGGTCATGTCGGCCGGCACCGTCACGGTGTGCACGCAGTGCGCCGCCCGCAGGGACATCACGGGCGACGACGTCATCGAGGGGGTACGGATCGCGGGGGCGCAGGTCTTCGTGAGCGAGATCATGGCCGACGGGGTACAGGCGCTCGTC
- a CDS encoding asparaginase, whose translation MSSTTPSDIPADDIPADIPESVPAVSAVPAVPPVLAEVVRSGFVEGHHRGSLVLLAADGSVEMALGDPAAPVFPRSSNKPMQAAAVLRSGLELSGERLALAAASHSGESFHRDLVLKMLDEYRLTADDLRCPEDLPLDPVEAEAFLAAGGVRDRVAMNCSGKHTAMLAACALNGWPLDSYLDRDHPLQREVARAVEDASGERIAAVGTDGCGAPLMALSLTGLARAFRHYVLAAPGTAEFRVAEAMRAHPEYVAGTRRPDTWLMREVPGTLSKMGAEAVQALALADGRALAFKIDDGATRALGPVLARALTLLGVDAPVVGRVGRAPLLGGGEEVGSVRAAF comes from the coding sequence ATGAGCTCCACCACCCCCTCGGACATACCGGCGGACGACATTCCGGCGGACATACCCGAGTCCGTACCGGCTGTATCGGCCGTACCGGCCGTACCTCCCGTGCTCGCCGAAGTCGTACGGTCGGGCTTTGTGGAGGGGCACCACCGCGGCAGCCTGGTGCTGCTCGCCGCCGACGGCAGTGTGGAGATGGCGCTCGGCGACCCGGCGGCGCCGGTCTTCCCGCGCTCCTCGAACAAGCCGATGCAGGCGGCGGCCGTGCTGCGCAGCGGCCTCGAACTCTCGGGGGAGCGTCTCGCGCTCGCCGCCGCCAGCCACTCCGGGGAGAGCTTCCACCGTGACCTGGTGCTGAAGATGCTCGACGAGTACCGGCTGACCGCCGATGACCTGCGGTGCCCCGAGGATCTGCCGCTCGACCCCGTCGAGGCCGAGGCGTTTCTCGCGGCGGGTGGTGTACGTGACCGGGTGGCCATGAACTGTTCGGGCAAGCACACGGCGATGCTGGCCGCCTGCGCGCTCAACGGCTGGCCGCTCGACTCCTACCTCGACCGGGACCACCCGCTCCAGCGCGAGGTGGCGCGGGCCGTCGAGGACGCCTCGGGTGAGCGGATAGCGGCCGTCGGTACGGACGGCTGCGGCGCCCCGCTGATGGCGCTGTCCCTCACGGGGCTCGCCCGCGCCTTCCGCCACTACGTGCTGGCCGCCCCCGGCACGGCGGAGTTCCGCGTGGCCGAGGCGATGCGCGCCCACCCCGAGTACGTCGCCGGCACCCGCAGGCCCGACACATGGCTGATGCGGGAGGTGCCAGGCACCCTGTCGAAGATGGGCGCGGAGGCGGTCCAGGCGCTGGCTCTCGCGGACGGCCGCGCTCTCGCCTTCAAGATCGACGACGGTGCCACCAGGGCGCTCGGCCCGGTCCTGGCCCGCGCGCTGACCCTGCTCGGCGTGGACGCGCCGGTCGTCGGACGCGTCGGCAGGGCGCCGCTGCTCGGCGGCGGCGAGGAAGTGGGCAGCGTCCGCGCGGCGTTCTGA
- the ygfZ gene encoding CAF17-like 4Fe-4S cluster assembly/insertion protein YgfZ: MKSPLLSLPGAVAAEGQDEGVAAHYGDLFREQRALADGKGFVDLSHRGVVTVTGDDRLAWLHLLLTQHVSELPAGEATEALVLTANGHIEHALYLVDDSTTVWIHVEPGTQEALLAYLESMKFFYRVEVADRTEEYAVVHLPAGSIAPVPEGTAVRETAQGRDLFLPRERLETFAEEHAPAIGILAHEALRVEAHRPRLTFETDHRTIPHELGWIGSAVHLQKGCYRGQETVARVQNLGKPPRRLVFLHLDGSEVHLPGHGTPLRLASDGPEGRKLGFITTSARHHELGPIALALVKRNVPADAPLIADTTAAAQEVVVEP; encoded by the coding sequence ATGAAGAGTCCCCTGCTGTCACTGCCAGGAGCCGTCGCCGCCGAAGGGCAGGACGAGGGCGTCGCCGCGCACTACGGTGACCTGTTCCGAGAACAGCGTGCCCTCGCCGACGGCAAGGGCTTCGTGGATCTGTCGCACCGCGGAGTCGTCACCGTCACCGGCGACGACCGGCTCGCCTGGTTGCACCTGCTGCTCACCCAGCACGTCAGCGAGCTGCCCGCGGGTGAGGCCACCGAGGCGCTGGTCCTCACGGCCAACGGCCACATCGAGCACGCCCTGTACCTCGTGGACGACTCCACCACCGTCTGGATCCACGTCGAACCGGGCACCCAGGAAGCGCTCCTCGCCTACCTGGAGAGCATGAAGTTCTTCTACCGCGTGGAGGTCGCCGACCGTACGGAGGAGTACGCGGTGGTCCATCTCCCCGCGGGCTCCATCGCTCCGGTGCCCGAGGGGACCGCCGTACGGGAGACCGCGCAGGGACGCGATCTGTTCCTGCCCCGCGAGCGGCTGGAGACCTTCGCCGAGGAGCACGCGCCCGCCATCGGCATCCTCGCCCACGAGGCGCTGCGGGTGGAGGCCCACCGGCCCCGGCTCACCTTCGAGACCGACCACAGGACCATCCCGCACGAACTCGGCTGGATCGGCAGTGCCGTCCACCTCCAGAAGGGCTGCTATCGAGGCCAGGAGACCGTCGCCCGCGTCCAGAACCTCGGAAAGCCCCCGCGCCGGCTCGTCTTCCTCCACCTGGACGGCAGCGAGGTGCACCTGCCGGGGCACGGCACCCCCCTGCGGCTGGCGTCGGACGGCCCCGAGGGGCGCAAGCTGGGCTTCATCACCACTTCGGCCCGCCACCACGAACTGGGACCCATCGCGCTCGCCCTGGTCAAGCGCAATGTCCCCGCCGACGCGCCGCTGATCGCGGACACCACGGCGGCGGCGCAGGAAGTCGTGGTCGAGCCCTAG
- a CDS encoding Fur family transcriptional regulator, which produces MVSTDWKSDLRQRGYRLTPQRQLVLEAVDTLEHATPDDILGQVRKTASGVNISTVYRTLELLEELDLVSHAHLGHGAPTYHLADRHHHLHLVCRDCADVIEADVSVAADFTAKLRETFGFDTDLKHFAIFGQCANCSGGGRSADGGGRAQDGPDRSHEGPDRSQGEKE; this is translated from the coding sequence GTGGTGAGCACCGACTGGAAGAGCGACCTGCGGCAGCGCGGCTACCGGCTGACGCCCCAGCGCCAGCTTGTGCTGGAGGCTGTGGACACGCTGGAGCACGCGACGCCCGACGACATCCTGGGGCAGGTCCGCAAGACCGCGTCCGGGGTCAACATCTCCACCGTCTACCGGACGCTGGAGCTGCTGGAGGAGCTGGACCTGGTCAGCCACGCCCACCTCGGGCACGGGGCGCCGACCTACCACCTCGCCGACCGGCACCACCACCTCCACCTCGTCTGCCGGGACTGCGCCGACGTCATCGAGGCGGACGTCTCGGTCGCGGCCGACTTCACCGCGAAGCTGCGGGAGACGTTCGGTTTCGACACGGACCTGAAGCACTTCGCCATTTTCGGACAGTGCGCCAACTGTTCGGGCGGTGGGCGATCAGCGGACGGCGGCGGGCGTGCACAGGACGGGCCTGACCGTTCACACGAAGGGCCTGACCGTTCACAGGGCGAGAAGGAATAA
- a CDS encoding FABP family protein: MIEIPSDLHPDLVPLAFLLGEWAGAGVSDFPGAEKCNFGQEVSFSHDGRDFLEYHSHAWVLDAEGNKVKPLESESGFWRIGKDRKVEVVMVRDDGVVEVWYGELADKKPQIDLATDAVARTAASGPYSGGKRLYGYVKSDLMWVGEKQTPEVPLRPYMSAQLKKVVTASDVESWAKDLGDLPDDGIAFFK, translated from the coding sequence ATGATCGAGATTCCGTCCGACCTCCACCCCGACCTGGTCCCCCTCGCCTTCCTGCTGGGCGAGTGGGCCGGCGCGGGTGTCTCCGACTTCCCCGGTGCCGAGAAGTGCAACTTCGGCCAGGAGGTGTCCTTCAGCCACGACGGCAGGGACTTCCTGGAGTACCACTCGCACGCCTGGGTCCTGGACGCCGAGGGCAACAAGGTCAAGCCCCTGGAGTCGGAGTCCGGCTTCTGGCGGATCGGCAAGGACCGCAAGGTCGAGGTCGTGATGGTCCGCGACGACGGCGTGGTCGAGGTCTGGTACGGCGAGCTGGCCGACAAGAAGCCGCAGATCGACCTGGCCACGGACGCCGTGGCGCGTACGGCGGCATCGGGGCCCTACAGCGGCGGCAAGCGGCTCTACGGCTACGTGAAGAGCGACCTCATGTGGGTCGGCGAGAAGCAGACCCCCGAGGTGCCGCTGCGCCCGTACATGTCGGCGCAGCTCAAGAAGGTCGTCACCGCCTCGGACGTCGAGTCCTGGGCGAAGGACCTCGGTGACCTGCCCGACGACGGGATCGCCTTCTTCAAGTAG